CGTGAGGTCTTGGTGGTGGTGGCCGGGGAGTTCGGGCGAACTCCGGTGGTGAATATGGGGCGAGCGGCGAAACCGGTGCATCCGGGGCGGGATCACTGGCCGCATGCCATGTCGGTGCTGGTGGCCGGTGGGGGTTGGCAGATGGGCCAGGTGGTTGGCTCGACGGATTCGCGCGGGGCAGAGCCACATTCTCGACCGCTGGAACCGAACGATTTGCTGGCGAGTGTGTATCATTTCCTGGGGATTGATTCCGCTGCGGTGTTGCACGATGCCCAGGGGCGGCCGATTCCGATTCTGCCGTCTGGCTCTCCAATCCCAGAGTTAGTCGGAACATCACCATCTTGAGCAGGTATGTACGAATTATTTGAACACACGGCCGACCTGGGGTTGCGCATCATCGCCCCGGATTTAGCGACGCTGTTTTCCGAAGCGGCAGTCTGTCTGTTTAGCGCCGTGGTGGAAGATTTGACGACCATCCGCGAATCTCAATCGTGGGAATTGCAGATTCCGCGTGACGGCGGGCTGGATGATCTGCTATTTGACTGGCTGCGAGCGCTGTTGTCGCATGCCGATGTGCATCGGGTGCTGTTGGGGCGCTTCGATGTGCAAGTGACCGACGCAGGCATGCACGCTCGCATTTTCGGTGAACCAATCGATCGAGACCGACATCCCTTGAGTCACGAGGTGAAGGCAATCACCTATCATGGGTTGACCATTGAGCCTCGAGACGGTGGCTGGTTTGCCGAAATCATCGTCGATATTTAAGTGCGTATCACAGGAAGTAATCGCCAGTCATGGCCAAAGAAAGCTACAACGGACCGCTGGAACAGGTGGATGCCAACTGCTGGCGGATTCCTCGCAGTTATAAACCCGAAATGCGCGTCGATGGGCTAATCTTTGCCAACGAGCGCCTGCTCGATGCGATCAAGAAAGATCAAGCGCCGGATCAGGTGGCGAATGTGGCTACCTTGCCGGGCATTCAAATGGCCAGCCTGGCCATGCCGGATATCCACTGGGGCTACGGCTTTTGCATCGGCGGTGTCTGTGCCACCGATCCGCTCGAAGGCGGCGTGATTTCGCCCGGCGGAGTGGGGTACGACATCAATTGCGGCGTGCGATTGGTCAAAACCAATCTGTTCTTCCACGAAATTCAAGGCTCGCTGGAAGAACTCATCAAAACGCTGTTTGAGAACGTCCCCGCCGGTGTCGGACGCAGCGGCAAGTACAAATTTTCGCCCAAAGAAATGAGACCGCTGTTGGCCGAGGGACCGTCGTTTG
This DNA window, taken from Tuwongella immobilis, encodes the following:
- a CDS encoding archease; amino-acid sequence: MYELFEHTADLGLRIIAPDLATLFSEAAVCLFSAVVEDLTTIRESQSWELQIPRDGGLDDLLFDWLRALLSHADVHRVLLGRFDVQVTDAGMHARIFGEPIDRDRHPLSHEVKAITYHGLTIEPRDGGWFAEIIVDI